The genomic segment ATTAATATTTATATCTTTTAAGGTTTTAAACTTGATGCAATATCCAGTTACACTGGCTTTACCAATATTTTTTCCAAATGTTTGAACTAAAAAAGTCTTATCCTTTATCCCGAGAATATAGACGGAGATTCCGGTCGTGTTTCCGCTTAGGCCAATTCTAAAAAAATCTTTAGTTTTTCCATCTGCATATTTTATGATCTGAAATCCATACCCAATAGTTGGGTTAGCAACCGTTTTATTTTCGCTGTTTTTACC from the uncultured Flavobacterium sp. genome contains:
- a CDS encoding DUF1801 domain-containing protein produces the protein MKVEDQIKEYISSQSEPKRSEMQELHELILRVTPDSKLWFDDGKNSENKTVANPTIGYGFQIIKYADGKTKDFFRIGLSGNTTGISVYILGIKDKTFLVQTFGKNIGKASVTGYCIKFKTLKDININVLEDAIRYRLEAEE